In Paraburkholderia sprentiae WSM5005, a genomic segment contains:
- a CDS encoding NADP-dependent isocitrate dehydrogenase → MSTPPKIIYTLTDEAPALATYSLLPIVKAFTRSSDVLVETRDISLAGRIIAAFPDYLSAEQKASDDLAELGGLTTRPEANIIKLPNISASVPQLKAAIAELRDQGYKLPSYPDVATTDADKDVKARYDKIKGSAVNPVLREGNSDRRAPLSVKNYARKHPHKMGAWSADSKSHVSHMSGGDFYGSEKSALVAQAGSVKIELAAADGTTTVLKAKTPVQAGEIIDASVLGKNALRSFIEAQIAEAKASGVLFSVHLKATMMKVSDPIIFGHVVSVFYKDVLEKHADALAKVGFNPNNGIGDLYARLKDLPAETAAAIEADIKAQYEQRPPLAMVNSDKGITSLHVPSDVIVDASMPAMIRESGKMWGADGALHDAKAVIPDRCYAGVYQAVIEDCKKHGAFDPVTMGTVPNVGLMAQAAEEYGSHDKTFQIPANGVVRVTDEAGAVLLEQPVEQGDIFRMCQTKDAPIRDWVKLAVNRARASNTPAVFWLDAARAHDAQIIRKVEQYLKDHDTNGLDIRVMTPVEATKFSVERIRAGKDTISVTGNVLRDYLTDLFPIMELGTSAKMLSIVPLMAGGGMFETGAGGSAPKHVQQLVEEGFLRWDSLGEFLALAASLEHLSTAYHNPKAQILAKTLDQATGKFLDNDKSPARKVGGIDNRGSHFYLAMYWAEALAAQTDDAALQAQFAGVAKAMADNEAKIVAELGAVQGKPVDIGGYYRPNVELTSKAMRPSATLNAIVDSVA, encoded by the coding sequence ATGTCCACACCGCCGAAGATCATCTACACCCTGACCGACGAAGCGCCCGCACTGGCGACGTACTCGCTGCTGCCGATCGTCAAGGCGTTCACGCGCTCGTCCGACGTACTCGTCGAAACGCGTGACATCTCGCTCGCCGGCCGGATCATTGCCGCATTTCCGGACTACCTGAGCGCGGAACAGAAAGCTTCCGACGATCTGGCGGAGCTTGGTGGACTCACCACGCGCCCGGAAGCGAACATCATCAAGCTGCCGAACATCAGCGCATCGGTGCCGCAACTGAAGGCCGCCATCGCCGAGCTGCGCGACCAGGGCTACAAGCTGCCGTCGTATCCGGATGTCGCGACGACCGACGCCGACAAGGATGTCAAGGCCCGCTACGACAAGATCAAGGGCAGCGCGGTGAATCCGGTGCTGCGCGAAGGCAACTCGGACCGCCGCGCGCCGCTGTCGGTGAAGAACTACGCGCGCAAGCATCCGCATAAGATGGGCGCATGGAGCGCGGATTCGAAGTCGCACGTCTCGCACATGAGCGGCGGCGATTTCTACGGCAGCGAGAAGTCGGCGCTGGTCGCTCAAGCCGGTAGCGTGAAAATCGAACTGGCCGCCGCCGACGGTACGACCACGGTCCTGAAGGCAAAGACGCCGGTGCAGGCGGGCGAAATCATCGACGCGTCGGTGCTGGGCAAGAACGCGCTGCGCAGCTTCATCGAAGCGCAGATCGCCGAGGCCAAAGCGAGCGGTGTGCTGTTCTCGGTGCATCTGAAGGCCACGATGATGAAGGTCTCGGACCCGATCATCTTCGGTCACGTGGTGTCGGTCTTCTACAAGGACGTGCTCGAGAAGCATGCAGACGCGCTGGCCAAGGTCGGCTTCAACCCGAACAACGGTATCGGCGATCTGTACGCGCGTCTGAAGGACCTGCCCGCGGAAACGGCCGCGGCGATCGAAGCCGACATCAAGGCGCAATACGAACAGCGTCCGCCGCTCGCAATGGTCAACTCGGACAAGGGCATCACCAGCCTGCATGTGCCGAGCGACGTGATCGTCGACGCATCGATGCCGGCGATGATCCGCGAGTCGGGCAAGATGTGGGGCGCCGATGGCGCGCTGCACGACGCGAAGGCGGTGATTCCGGACCGTTGCTACGCCGGCGTCTATCAGGCGGTGATCGAAGATTGCAAGAAGCACGGCGCGTTCGACCCCGTCACGATGGGCACGGTGCCGAACGTCGGCCTGATGGCGCAAGCCGCCGAAGAATACGGTTCACACGACAAGACGTTCCAGATCCCGGCGAACGGCGTGGTCCGCGTGACCGACGAAGCCGGCGCGGTGCTGCTCGAGCAGCCGGTGGAACAGGGCGACATCTTCCGTATGTGCCAGACCAAGGACGCGCCGATCCGCGACTGGGTCAAACTCGCGGTGAACCGCGCCCGCGCGAGCAACACGCCGGCCGTATTCTGGCTCGACGCGGCGCGCGCGCACGATGCGCAGATCATCAGGAAGGTCGAGCAGTACCTGAAGGATCACGACACGAACGGTCTGGACATCCGCGTGATGACGCCGGTCGAGGCGACGAAGTTCTCGGTCGAGCGCATTCGCGCCGGCAAGGACACGATCTCGGTCACCGGCAACGTGCTGCGCGACTACCTGACCGACCTGTTCCCGATCATGGAATTGGGTACCAGCGCGAAGATGCTGTCGATCGTGCCGCTGATGGCCGGTGGCGGCATGTTCGAAACCGGCGCGGGCGGTTCGGCGCCGAAGCACGTGCAGCAGTTGGTCGAGGAAGGCTTCCTGCGCTGGGATTCGCTCGGCGAATTCCTCGCGCTGGCGGCATCGCTCGAGCATCTGAGCACCGCCTATCACAACCCGAAGGCGCAGATTCTCGCGAAGACGCTCGATCAGGCGACCGGCAAGTTCCTCGACAACGACAAGTCGCCGGCGCGCAAGGTCGGCGGCATCGACAACCGCGGCAGCCACTTCTACCTCGCGATGTACTGGGCCGAAGCACTGGCCGCGCAAACCGACGATGCGGCGCTGCAGGCGCAGTTCGCGGGCGTCGCGAAGGCGATGGCCGACAACGAGGCGAAGATCGTCGCCGAACTCGGCGCGGTGCAGGGCAAGCCGGTGGATATCGGCGGCTATTACCGGCCGAACGTCGAACTGACCAGCAAGGCGATGCGCCCGAGCGCGACGCTGAACGCGATCGTCGATTCGGTAGCCTGA